TTGTTTGCCTTTGAGGAAACGGCCTCGCAGACGTCGGTTACACTTCGGAGAACCGAACTTGTGGCACTTATAAACACTGCTCATCGCATCTCTGAAAGTGTACGTATGCTTTCCACAGCACACTCACCAGCAGATTCACGCCGTGGACACATTCAGGAACCTATACCAAGAATCGGCTCACCCAGAGGAAAAGTACAATGCGCCTCCTGGAAAGCCCCCGTCTGAAAGACCCAATGAGCATGTGTCTGATACACATTCCCTGCTACATAAAATTGCACATGCGGTACGCCACTACCTCGCCCTCGTCTACCGCCGCCTGTCCACGCCGCAGGCCGATTTGTAGCCTCTCCATAAATGTCACGTGCCACTTCTTTCGTCGCACCTGCACCATTCCGTGACTCATTTAGGGACCATGATGTTCAGTGCAATTCCTTTGTTTGCACGTCCTATGAAGCGCCAATCCTGCACTCGCAATGTGCATCATGCTTATAAGACTGCCCGCATGTACTCTACAGCCAAGGCTGGTCCTCAACGCCTGACGAGCACGTCTGCACTGGACCACAAGTTGTCGCATCGGCGTACCCTGCCGTCGCTCCCGCATTTCGACCGTCCCTCGATTGACCCAGGCAAGGCAGTGAGCAATATTCTCTATAACATTCCGCCTCCTTCAACACAGCCCTTTAAGCGGTACGTACTCGAGCCATTAACTAACCAGCAGCCACATTCTCAATATGTTCGTCCAGGACGAACCCggtgtgcttgcgcgtgtgTCGGGCTGtctcgcggcgcgtggagTCAATATAGATTCTCTTGTCGTGTGTGCGACGGACGTGCCCGATCTTTCCCGTATGTGCATTGTGCTCCGTGGCCAGGACGCCACGATCGAGCAAGTCCGACGACAGCTTGAGGACCTTATCCCCGTATGGGCCGTGGTGGACTATACTCATACCAAGGTTATCGAGCGTGAAATTATGCTGGTGAAAATTTCCACGCTAGGTCCCGAATACTTTGATGCGGACCACTTCGGCTTAATGGACGAGGCCGAGTACGAAGTGGACAATGCTATTACGCAGGCCGAAGGCCATGAAATCGCCCAGCAGCCTCTTTCGCTCTCCGCAGGAGAGGCGCTCTCGATTAAAAGTGACAATATGCGCTCGATTTCCGCACTTGCTAAGCAATTCCAAGGGTGCATTGTCGATGTGAGCGACACCTGCGTGATTGTCGAATTGGTTGCAAAAACGTCACGTATCGACGCCTTCTTCAAGCTCGTACGACCGTTTGGTATTCTTGAGTGCTCTCGCTCGGGTACAATGGTGCTCCCGCGCAGCCCGATCAAGTCGTCTTGGGTGAGTCAGAGCGACCAAGAGGATGAGTCTGGCGCCGTGATGGATCCGACGATGCTTCCGCCCGGGTAGATTCCATAGTCGCAATGTGGAGGCCGCATTTTTTAGGGTGGATGTCGTTTACAACGACAACAGTGCACGGTCATGCCCTTGGCGCAGTTCGCGCCGTTTGTGTCGCAGGTAGCGCCGTCTTTCTGGAATACATTGTCCTCATTGAAACTCAATGAGTACCAGCTTTCTGATGAGCTCATCCCGGCACGCGCCGAGTATGGGACGTCCAAGACGATTGTCGACAGACTCTCGGGCTCTGAAATGGGACTAGGGTGTCGTATTCATTTGGATGGGCGCAGCATCGATACGCAAAAGTCGCTGGTTGACTTTTGCGTGGATGCAAAAAGCACCTCGCCATCCATGTATGGGTACATCAAAAACTTTAACACCCTACAAGAATTTAAAGTGGCCGACAAGAAAATGTTTATGAACCAAGTGGCGGACGAGATATGGGACTCATTTACAGGAGCCACAAGCTCGTTGGCATCGGTAAATAACCCAAATCTCTTTCTGCTTCTCACATACGCAGATCTGAAATCCTTCAAGTACTATTACTGGT
This is a stretch of genomic DNA from Malassezia vespertilionis chromosome 1, complete sequence. It encodes these proteins:
- the ILV6 gene encoding acetolactate synthase (COG:E; EggNog:ENOG503NUVU), with the protein product MYSTAKAGPQRLTSTSALDHKLSHRRTLPSLPHFDRPSIDPGKAVSNILYNIPPPSTQPFKRHILNMFVQDEPGVLARVSGCLAARGVNIDSLVVCATDVPDLSRMCIVLRGQDATIEQVRRQLEDLIPVWAVVDYTHTKVIEREIMLVKISTLGPEYFDADHFGLMDEAEYEVDNAITQAEGHEIAQQPLSLSAGEALSIKSDNMRSISALAKQFQGCIVDVSDTCVIVELVAKTSRIDAFFKLVRPFGILECSRSGTMVLPRSPIKSSWVSQSDQEDESGAVMDPTMLPPG